In Synechococcus sp. CC9616, the following are encoded in one genomic region:
- a CDS encoding MFS transporter: protein MRLDGFRKLWIGQIFSQLADKFYIVLMVFLIAQYWVSSDPQSHGALTEIASAIRMDIETRAERITLLATGIYVANTLPAILLGMLAGVWADRWPKRRVMVISNAMRALLVLFAPFCLMPGPLFLGLSWGYWALLLMTFLESVLTQFFAPAEQAAIPLLVPGNKLLAANSLYQATSMAATIIGFALGQPILRLLNQTFLKIGLSGGEFLLLPFCYGMAAFSISAIRLNETPQTPRSIGIGQELREGLQVLVKRASVRRAMRNLVLLYSLLAAMYVLAISLAGSIGSLGPTGFGTLLAMSGLGMAIGAVLTAQLGHQISRHHLGASGLAAITVCLALLGQLQGRLLVTLTLCMVLGVGAALVAIPAQTTIQEDTPETERGRVFGLQNNLINIALSLPLVLAGTLVSSIGLEPVLILLAALAGLAALLERPWKRC from the coding sequence ATGCGTCTCGATGGCTTCAGGAAGCTTTGGATCGGCCAGATCTTCTCCCAGCTGGCCGACAAGTTCTACATCGTTCTGATGGTGTTTCTGATCGCCCAGTACTGGGTGAGCAGCGACCCGCAGAGCCATGGAGCTCTGACGGAAATCGCCTCAGCGATTCGGATGGATATCGAGACGAGGGCCGAGCGGATCACCCTGCTGGCCACGGGCATCTACGTGGCCAATACGCTGCCGGCCATCCTGCTGGGGATGCTGGCCGGAGTCTGGGCAGACCGGTGGCCGAAACGACGGGTGATGGTGATCTCCAATGCGATGCGGGCGCTGCTTGTGCTGTTCGCCCCGTTCTGCTTGATGCCTGGCCCCCTGTTTCTCGGCCTGAGCTGGGGGTACTGGGCGCTGTTGCTGATGACCTTCCTGGAGTCGGTGCTCACCCAGTTTTTTGCACCGGCTGAGCAAGCAGCGATCCCCCTCCTCGTTCCAGGCAACAAACTGCTGGCCGCGAACTCGCTGTATCAGGCCACCAGCATGGCCGCCACGATCATCGGCTTCGCCCTCGGCCAGCCGATTTTGAGGTTGCTCAATCAGACCTTCCTGAAAATCGGGTTATCCGGCGGCGAATTTCTTCTGCTGCCGTTCTGTTACGGCATGGCGGCATTCAGCATCAGCGCGATCCGACTGAACGAAACACCCCAAACACCACGCAGCATCGGAATCGGACAGGAGCTTCGAGAAGGACTCCAGGTCCTCGTCAAGCGGGCCTCAGTGCGCAGGGCCATGCGCAACCTGGTGTTGCTCTACAGCTTGCTGGCGGCGATGTACGTACTGGCCATCAGCCTGGCGGGATCGATCGGCAGCCTCGGACCGACAGGCTTCGGGACCCTGCTGGCCATGAGCGGACTCGGCATGGCCATCGGCGCCGTCCTCACAGCGCAGCTTGGGCATCAGATCAGCCGGCACCATCTCGGGGCCAGTGGCCTGGCGGCCATCACGGTCTGCCTGGCACTGCTTGGACAGCTTCAGGGACGTTTGCTGGTGACGTTGACGCTTTGCATGGTGTTGGGCGTTGGGGCGGCCCTCGTGGCCATCCCGGCGCAGACCACCATTCAGGAGGACACACCGGAAACGGAGCGAGGCCGAGTCTTCGGCCTTCAGAACAATCTGATCAACATCGCCCTAAGCCTGCCGCTGGTTCTGGCCGGCACCCTGGTGAGCAGCATCGGGCTGGAACCGGTGCTGATCCTGCTGGCTGCCCTGGCCGGTCTTGCGGCCTTGCTGGAGAGACCTTGGAAGCGCTGCTAA
- a CDS encoding YlqD family protein produces MSDGTTLTIKRPITVRAVVTPTWKEEAEREISNSIAGLDQQLAQLEQEGQQVVDEVRRQSANPLDPRVQDQVAQIQQQVAAKRSELEEQKRTFLQQQSQVRELEMDQIVEQGQLESTCELKVGDNLVEKMQVAIVVRDGVVQSVEGA; encoded by the coding sequence ATGTCCGACGGCACCACCCTGACGATCAAGCGTCCAATCACCGTCCGCGCTGTGGTGACACCCACTTGGAAGGAGGAAGCCGAACGGGAGATCAGCAACAGCATTGCCGGCCTGGATCAGCAGCTGGCCCAGCTGGAGCAGGAAGGCCAGCAGGTGGTCGATGAAGTCCGCCGCCAGAGTGCCAATCCTCTTGATCCCCGAGTTCAGGATCAAGTGGCTCAGATCCAGCAGCAGGTTGCCGCCAAGCGTTCCGAACTGGAGGAGCAAAAACGCACCTTCCTGCAGCAGCAGTCCCAAGTGCGTGAACTTGAGATGGATCAGATCGTTGAGCAGGGCCAGCTGGAGAGCACCTGTGAGCTCAAGGTCGGAGACAACCTCGTGGAGAAGATGCAGGTGGCAATTGTGGTGCGGGACGGCGTCGTCCAGTCGGTTGAAGGCGCCTGA
- a CDS encoding dihydrolipoamide acetyltransferase family protein — protein MATFDIFMPALSSTMTEGKIVEWLKQPGDKVGRGESVLVVESDKADMDVESFQDGFLAAVLMPAGSTAPVGETIGLIVETEAEIAEAKAKAPTPTASATSSAAASASTTVEAPPAAPAPSAPAPVAAAPVSTPAPAPAPVAPVLAAPVVNDGRIVASPRAKKLASQMGVDLATVRGSGPHGRIQAEDVEQASGQPITVPRVAEGSAPAAAGHGVPAPAAEAAAAPAGNSFGRPGDTVPFNTLQGAVNRNMEASLAVPCFRVGYTITTDKLDRFYKQVKPKGVTMTALLAKAVAVTLARHPQVNAATTPAGMAYPADVNVAIAVAMEDGGLITPVLRQADRTDLYEMSRQWKDLVKRSRSKQLQPEEYSTGTFTLSNLGMFGVDRFDAILPPGTGAILAVAASRPTVVAGADGSIAVKRQMQVNLTADHRVIYGANGAAFLKDLAELIERRPESLAL, from the coding sequence TTGGCGACCTTCGACATCTTCATGCCAGCCCTGAGCTCGACGATGACGGAGGGCAAGATCGTCGAGTGGCTGAAGCAACCGGGCGACAAGGTCGGTCGTGGTGAATCGGTGCTGGTGGTTGAGTCCGATAAGGCTGATATGGACGTGGAGTCGTTCCAGGACGGCTTCCTGGCTGCCGTGCTGATGCCAGCGGGCAGTACGGCACCTGTCGGCGAAACCATCGGCCTGATTGTTGAAACCGAGGCGGAGATCGCTGAAGCCAAGGCCAAAGCACCAACTCCCACTGCATCGGCCACTTCATCGGCCGCGGCATCGGCTTCCACAACGGTTGAGGCACCGCCAGCTGCTCCAGCCCCTTCAGCGCCAGCTCCTGTGGCTGCAGCACCGGTATCGACTCCAGCACCCGCCCCCGCTCCGGTGGCCCCCGTGCTGGCAGCTCCCGTGGTGAACGACGGCCGCATCGTGGCGAGCCCCCGTGCCAAGAAGCTCGCCTCCCAGATGGGGGTGGACCTTGCCACCGTCCGCGGCAGCGGTCCCCATGGCCGCATTCAGGCGGAAGACGTGGAGCAGGCAAGCGGACAGCCCATCACTGTTCCACGGGTGGCGGAAGGATCTGCACCGGCCGCCGCTGGCCATGGCGTGCCAGCGCCTGCAGCCGAGGCCGCGGCTGCACCGGCCGGCAACAGCTTTGGCCGTCCAGGAGACACGGTCCCGTTCAACACGCTCCAGGGAGCCGTGAACCGCAACATGGAGGCCAGTCTGGCGGTCCCCTGTTTCCGGGTCGGCTACACGATCACCACCGACAAACTCGATCGCTTTTACAAACAGGTGAAGCCAAAGGGCGTCACCATGACGGCTCTGCTTGCAAAGGCGGTGGCCGTCACGCTGGCCCGGCATCCCCAGGTGAATGCCGCGACGACCCCTGCCGGGATGGCTTACCCCGCAGACGTGAATGTGGCGATTGCGGTGGCCATGGAGGACGGCGGCCTGATCACACCAGTCCTGCGTCAAGCCGATCGCACCGATCTCTATGAGATGTCACGCCAGTGGAAGGATCTGGTCAAGCGATCCCGCAGTAAACAGCTGCAGCCCGAGGAGTACAGCACCGGGACCTTCACCCTCTCCAACCTCGGCATGTTCGGGGTGGATCGCTTTGATGCAATTCTTCCTCCAGGCACTGGAGCGATCCTGGCCGTCGCTGCGTCACGTCCCACCGTTGTGGCTGGTGCGGATGGATCGATTGCCGTGAAGCGTCAGATGCAGGTCAATCTCACGGCTGATCATCGGGTGATCTACGGCGCCAATGGTGCGGCGTTCCTCAAGGATCTTGCTGAGTTGATCGAACGTCGTCCGGAGAGTTTGGCTCTCTGA
- the hpf gene encoding ribosome hibernation-promoting factor, HPF/YfiA family → MKLLIHGRNLEITPALRTYTQTKLERAIHHFGDVVREADVHLSVARNPRVPQQTAEVTVFANGTVIRAQERSENLYASIDLAAGKLCRQLRRWKDRHSDHHHSHGHRASITPGTETVSAESQVDESLLKGREAELPNPGVRRKYFSMPPMSLDEARRQLDLIDHDFYLFRERDSDELQVIYHRNHGGYGVIQARN, encoded by the coding sequence ATGAAGTTGCTGATCCATGGTCGCAACCTCGAGATCACGCCTGCCCTGAGGACCTATACCCAGACAAAGCTGGAGCGGGCCATTCATCATTTCGGCGACGTGGTGCGAGAGGCGGACGTTCACCTGTCCGTGGCCAGGAACCCACGGGTACCGCAGCAGACGGCGGAGGTGACGGTGTTCGCCAATGGAACCGTGATCCGGGCACAGGAACGCAGTGAGAACCTCTACGCCAGCATCGATCTTGCTGCCGGCAAGCTCTGTCGGCAGCTGCGTCGCTGGAAGGACCGCCACAGCGACCACCATCACAGCCATGGCCATCGGGCCAGCATCACGCCGGGCACGGAAACCGTCAGCGCCGAGAGCCAGGTGGATGAGTCGTTGCTCAAGGGTCGTGAGGCGGAACTGCCCAACCCCGGCGTGCGACGCAAATACTTTTCAATGCCACCGATGAGCCTCGATGAGGCGCGCCGGCAGCTGGATCTGATCGATCACGACTTTTACCTGTTCCGGGAGCGTGACAGCGATGAGCTTCAGGTGATCTATCACCGCAATCACGGCGGATACGGTGTGATCCAGGCGAGGAACTGA
- the lipB gene encoding lipoyl(octanoyl) transferase LipB → MPVVNSKLDPVSASAHPEGAICFQPPDPVPFEIAWADQRRWQERLMADVTAPEAVWILQHPPCYTLGRGASLDHLHFDVAQPPHPLHHIDRGGEVTHHVPGQIVVYPVLDLQRRTPDLHVHLRVLEQVLIDVLAELGLCGERQAGLTGLWLDGRKVGAIGIGCRRWITQHGLSLNVDCDLSGFSAITACGLEGREVGRLSEWIPGLTTDQVQPLILNALADQFRLFWQESPGS, encoded by the coding sequence TTGCCGGTTGTTAACAGCAAGTTAGATCCGGTGAGCGCATCGGCACACCCAGAGGGAGCAATTTGTTTCCAGCCGCCGGATCCGGTCCCCTTTGAAATCGCCTGGGCGGATCAACGTCGCTGGCAGGAACGCCTGATGGCCGATGTCACGGCACCGGAGGCGGTCTGGATCCTGCAGCACCCCCCCTGCTACACCCTTGGGCGCGGGGCAAGCCTCGATCATCTCCATTTCGATGTGGCGCAGCCGCCACATCCGCTGCATCACATCGATCGAGGCGGTGAGGTGACCCACCATGTGCCGGGTCAGATCGTTGTTTATCCCGTGTTGGATCTGCAGCGCCGCACGCCTGATCTGCATGTCCATCTGCGGGTGCTGGAGCAGGTGTTGATCGATGTGTTGGCTGAGCTGGGTCTATGTGGGGAACGCCAGGCGGGACTCACCGGGCTGTGGCTGGACGGCCGCAAGGTTGGTGCGATCGGAATCGGCTGCCGTCGTTGGATCACCCAGCATGGTCTCTCGCTGAATGTCGACTGCGATCTGAGCGGTTTCAGCGCGATCACCGCCTGCGGGCTTGAGGGGCGCGAGGTGGGGCGTTTGTCGGAGTGGATCCCTGGATTGACGACAGACCAGGTGCAGCCTCTGATCCTCAATGCCCTCGCCGATCAATTCCGTCTTTTCTGGCAGGAGTCGCCTGGATCGTGA
- the deoC gene encoding deoxyribose-phosphate aldolase — protein sequence MVESKLELPDLPPLMDQAILDPLLTQEELITACDAGRQENVRAICTTLRLLEPLRERLGKTGGPRLVAVVGFPFGSLPGELKQMEAEWAAARGAEELDMVPDFTALINQNSGAFAEEIAGICELGLPVRVVLDMARLSEDLITLAVDAAIDAGAAGLQTSNGFGPATSTTQVKQLLGLARGRCAVKAAGGIHTPELAIDLVEAGASLLGTSSAPQLLQALRRPAG from the coding sequence ATGGTCGAGTCGAAGCTGGAGCTGCCGGATCTGCCTCCGCTGATGGATCAGGCCATCCTCGACCCTCTGCTGACGCAGGAGGAGCTGATCACCGCCTGTGATGCCGGCCGGCAGGAGAACGTGCGCGCGATCTGCACCACCCTGCGACTGCTGGAACCCCTGCGGGAAAGACTTGGAAAAACCGGAGGACCACGCCTGGTGGCGGTGGTTGGCTTCCCTTTCGGCTCATTGCCAGGCGAGCTCAAGCAGATGGAAGCGGAATGGGCTGCGGCACGGGGGGCTGAAGAGCTGGACATGGTTCCCGATTTCACGGCCCTGATCAATCAGAACTCCGGTGCCTTCGCTGAAGAAATCGCTGGTATTTGCGAACTGGGACTTCCAGTGAGAGTCGTGCTGGATATGGCCCGGCTCAGCGAAGACCTGATCACGCTGGCGGTGGACGCAGCAATCGATGCCGGTGCCGCCGGTCTACAAACCAGTAACGGCTTCGGGCCTGCCACCAGCACAACCCAGGTGAAACAGTTGCTGGGCCTCGCTCGAGGCCGCTGTGCCGTCAAAGCCGCTGGCGGAATTCACACGCCAGAGCTGGCGATCGACCTGGTGGAAGCCGGCGCCTCCCTGCTGGGTACGAGCAGCGCTCCCCAGCTGCTTCAGGCGTTAAGACGGCCCGCCGGTTAG
- the recO gene encoding DNA repair protein RecO: MSERRLEGLVLKVGPLGEHDRLLTLLSDEEGITRLAVPGARRPKSSLAAAAPLTLLELQVGGRSGLARVRQLRIQRSFSRLGRDLETLAASQALSDLCLRLTADNDPIPGLFTTVILHLERLESSDLSRDEVLASSVQACVHLLTLGGYSLPLQSCCLTGVPLQPPLGQWHWRCSLLPEDGFAIGSQPQARLELNPSELALLQRLIRADLPRRQNGDLMGPRRVWLRLLTVIDVWIQTHLQRKNRALAMLRDSLQTPDMGDHDGDEKGS; the protein is encoded by the coding sequence GTGAGCGAACGACGCCTGGAGGGCCTCGTCCTGAAGGTGGGCCCACTGGGAGAACACGACCGATTGCTGACCCTGCTCAGCGATGAGGAAGGCATCACCCGACTGGCGGTCCCGGGCGCTCGACGTCCCAAAAGCAGTCTCGCGGCTGCAGCACCGCTCACCCTGCTCGAGCTTCAGGTGGGCGGGCGCAGCGGCCTGGCGCGCGTGAGACAACTCCGAATTCAGCGCAGCTTCTCCAGACTGGGGCGCGACCTGGAAACCCTGGCCGCCTCTCAGGCGCTCAGCGATCTCTGCCTGCGACTCACGGCCGACAACGACCCGATCCCAGGACTGTTCACCACCGTGATCCTGCACTTGGAGCGACTTGAATCAAGCGACCTGAGCCGAGACGAGGTTCTGGCATCGTCAGTTCAGGCTTGCGTCCACCTGCTCACGCTTGGGGGCTACAGCCTGCCGTTGCAGAGCTGCTGCCTCACTGGCGTTCCTCTGCAGCCTCCACTCGGGCAATGGCACTGGCGCTGCAGCCTGCTGCCGGAGGATGGATTCGCGATCGGCTCGCAGCCGCAGGCACGCCTGGAGCTCAATCCCTCCGAGCTTGCCCTGCTGCAGCGGCTCATCCGGGCGGATCTCCCGCGTCGGCAGAACGGAGACCTGATGGGCCCTCGACGGGTGTGGTTGAGGCTGCTGACGGTGATCGATGTCTGGATCCAAACCCATCTGCAACGCAAGAACCGTGCCCTGGCGATGTTGAGAGACAGCCTGCAGACGCCAGACATGGGCGATCATGACGGCGACGAGAAAGGATCTTGA
- the queA gene encoding tRNA preQ1(34) S-adenosylmethionine ribosyltransferase-isomerase QueA — protein MVPDPRDLLLSSYDYALPEGFIAQAPIEPRHDAALLMAPPIGAAPSAARHRRIWDLLEELQAGDLLVVNDTRVLKARLHVRRAGGGRSELLVLEPRNGGQWLCLARPAKRMRPGDVLTIEGTSITLTVLAVDPASGGRLVQFPSDCRDAATIEALLNQYGEVPLPPYIDRHDPEDADRYQTRYAERPGAVAAPTAGLHFSDELLAALQRKGVRLKCITLHVGLGTFRPLENEDLTNLDLHSEWVEVTAEVVEAIRACRGRVIAVGTTSVRALEGAAQAHGGELRSFCGPVNLVIKPGYRFRVVEGLLTNFHLPKSSLLLLVSALIGRQTLLKLYQEAKERHYRFFSYGDAMWIAPESVIPSAQSLP, from the coding sequence CTGGTGCCCGATCCCAGGGATCTGCTGCTGAGCAGTTACGACTACGCCCTGCCGGAAGGGTTCATCGCTCAGGCGCCGATTGAGCCGCGCCACGATGCAGCCCTGCTGATGGCTCCACCCATTGGAGCTGCACCGTCGGCTGCTCGCCATCGTCGGATCTGGGATCTTCTGGAGGAACTTCAGGCGGGAGACCTGCTTGTTGTCAACGACACACGCGTGTTGAAAGCGCGGCTCCATGTGCGGCGTGCTGGAGGCGGCCGGTCCGAGCTGCTCGTGCTGGAGCCCCGCAACGGCGGCCAGTGGTTGTGTCTGGCTCGACCAGCCAAACGCATGCGTCCCGGTGATGTGCTCACCATCGAAGGAACATCGATCACCCTGACGGTGTTGGCGGTGGATCCTGCCAGCGGGGGACGTTTGGTTCAGTTCCCAAGCGACTGCCGTGATGCCGCAACGATCGAGGCGTTGCTGAATCAATACGGTGAGGTTCCTCTGCCGCCCTATATCGATCGGCATGATCCAGAGGATGCTGATCGCTACCAAACCCGCTACGCGGAGCGTCCCGGCGCGGTGGCAGCACCAACTGCAGGACTGCATTTCAGTGATGAACTGCTGGCTGCCCTACAGCGCAAGGGCGTCCGGCTTAAGTGCATCACGCTGCACGTTGGTCTGGGAACATTCCGGCCGCTGGAAAATGAGGACCTCACCAACCTTGATCTCCACAGCGAATGGGTGGAGGTCACAGCCGAGGTGGTCGAAGCAATCCGTGCCTGTCGTGGCCGGGTGATTGCTGTTGGCACAACGAGCGTGCGCGCTTTGGAGGGAGCTGCTCAGGCCCATGGGGGTGAATTACGCAGCTTTTGCGGGCCCGTGAATCTTGTGATCAAGCCTGGGTATCGATTTCGCGTGGTTGAAGGGCTGTTAACCAATTTCCACCTTCCCAAAAGTTCTCTGTTGTTGCTTGTCAGTGCCTTGATTGGTCGGCAAACACTTTTGAAGCTTTATCAGGAGGCCAAAGAGCGGCACTATCGCTTTTTCTCCTACGGCGATGCCATGTGGATCGCTCCCGAGTCCGTGATTCCGAGCGCTCAGTCCTTGCCGTAA
- a CDS encoding AMP-binding protein: MSAQPAGVAKVGWTATEREQRGLLGHSHVDGLTRIDAVWPWLADHHGKLMAVDAPHAAHPECFSFDELAQRISEAAVGFRNQGIEPGDVVALFAENSPRWLVADQGLMRAGAADAVRGASAPVEELRYILEDCGATALIVQNADLWRRLQLTPDQRNRLRFVLQLEGDAVDELLSWDDLLRSAQGSAELELQGDAEAVATVLYTSGTTGQPKGVPLTHGNLLHQMRSLASVAFPEPGSPVLSVLPIWHAYERSASYYFLSCACSQTYTTIKQLKKDLPRVRPIAMATVPRLWEAVQAGFEDVLKTFPPSRQRLLRAALANSAAHCLAKRQAWNLMLEPASAADRLLSALTAGLRWPLHALASSLIWPKLRRQLSGGQLRYPISGGGAIAPHIDAFFEAVGIELLVGYGLTETSPVVSCRRPWRNIRGSSGLPMPETEFRIVEPESGEALGFRQRGRVLVRGPQVMKGYLGKPEATAKVLDADGWFDTGDLGMLLPDGSLALTGRAKDTIVLSSGENIEPGPLEEALVASPLIEQVMLVGQDERQLGALLVPRPEMIRPWAQDNNLSVPDDLGGFPGDPALLKLLMRESNQLLKQRKGARGDERLAGVVLVAPFSIENGLLTQTLKQRRDRITARDAALIEILYGRGNRD; encoded by the coding sequence ATGAGTGCGCAACCTGCAGGAGTTGCCAAGGTCGGCTGGACCGCGACCGAGCGCGAGCAGCGTGGGCTTCTAGGTCACAGCCATGTCGATGGGTTGACTCGGATTGATGCGGTCTGGCCCTGGCTGGCAGACCACCACGGCAAGCTCATGGCTGTGGATGCTCCCCATGCCGCCCATCCGGAATGTTTCAGCTTCGACGAACTGGCACAGAGGATTTCTGAGGCGGCGGTTGGGTTTCGAAACCAAGGGATCGAGCCGGGCGATGTCGTCGCCCTCTTCGCTGAAAACAGTCCCCGCTGGCTGGTGGCGGATCAGGGGCTGATGCGAGCCGGCGCAGCCGATGCGGTGCGCGGGGCGTCCGCGCCGGTGGAAGAGCTGCGTTACATCCTCGAAGACTGCGGTGCCACAGCTCTGATCGTGCAGAACGCCGATCTCTGGCGTCGTCTGCAGCTGACGCCGGATCAGCGCAACCGGCTCCGGTTCGTGTTGCAGCTTGAGGGTGATGCGGTGGATGAGCTTCTTAGTTGGGACGACCTGCTGCGTTCAGCGCAGGGAAGCGCTGAGCTGGAGCTGCAGGGTGATGCGGAGGCCGTTGCCACCGTTCTGTACACATCCGGGACCACTGGCCAGCCCAAAGGGGTTCCGCTCACTCACGGCAACCTGTTGCACCAGATGCGCTCCCTGGCCTCTGTGGCGTTTCCGGAGCCCGGGTCTCCCGTGCTGAGCGTGTTGCCGATCTGGCACGCCTATGAGCGAAGCGCCAGCTATTACTTCCTGTCCTGCGCCTGCTCGCAGACCTACACCACGATCAAACAGCTCAAGAAGGACCTGCCGCGCGTTCGTCCGATTGCCATGGCAACCGTCCCAAGGCTTTGGGAGGCAGTTCAGGCGGGTTTTGAGGATGTCCTGAAGACCTTCCCGCCCTCGCGACAGCGCCTCCTGAGGGCGGCCCTGGCCAACAGTGCCGCTCACTGCCTCGCCAAGCGTCAGGCCTGGAACCTGATGCTCGAGCCCGCCTCCGCTGCAGACCGTCTGCTGAGCGCGCTGACTGCAGGGCTGCGCTGGCCTCTGCACGCTCTCGCCTCCTCTCTGATCTGGCCCAAGCTGCGCCGCCAGTTGAGCGGAGGCCAGTTGCGCTATCCGATCAGTGGTGGCGGGGCCATTGCACCCCACATCGACGCCTTCTTTGAAGCGGTGGGGATTGAACTTCTTGTGGGATATGGCCTGACGGAAACAAGCCCTGTGGTGAGTTGCCGCCGGCCGTGGCGCAACATCCGCGGCAGTTCCGGTTTGCCGATGCCCGAGACGGAGTTCCGCATCGTTGAGCCTGAATCGGGGGAGGCGCTGGGATTCCGTCAGCGCGGGCGTGTGTTGGTGAGGGGCCCGCAGGTGATGAAGGGATACCTGGGCAAGCCGGAGGCCACGGCCAAGGTGCTCGATGCGGATGGCTGGTTCGACACAGGGGACCTGGGCATGCTTCTCCCGGATGGCTCACTGGCCCTGACCGGTCGTGCCAAGGACACCATCGTTCTGAGCAGTGGCGAGAACATTGAGCCTGGGCCGCTGGAGGAAGCGCTTGTCGCCAGCCCGTTGATCGAGCAGGTGATGCTGGTTGGACAGGATGAGCGCCAACTTGGAGCGCTGCTGGTCCCGAGGCCGGAGATGATCAGGCCCTGGGCGCAGGACAACAACCTGTCCGTGCCTGATGATCTCGGGGGATTCCCTGGAGATCCAGCACTGCTGAAACTGTTGATGCGGGAATCCAATCAACTGCTCAAACAGCGCAAGGGAGCCCGCGGAGATGAACGGCTGGCGGGTGTTGTGCTGGTTGCTCCCTTCAGCATTGAGAACGGACTGCTGACCCAGACGCTCAAGCAACGGCGTGACCGGATCACTGCTAGGGACGCTGCCCTGATCGAAATTCTCTATGGGAGAGGAAACCGAGATTGA